Proteins encoded together in one Microbacterium sp. zg-Y625 window:
- the cydD gene encoding thiol reductant ABC exporter subunit CydD yields MASQDADAPPRVGGRPLDPRLLKYARASRSFFVAIATIGFAQTVVIVTFAWLLTRAIVGAIDGMPWAELSGILASLAGVIVLRAALLWVRETVAARASARVQAQLRANLIGAVDELGPGWLARHNSAHLAVTAGRGLDALDAYFARYLPQLAQTAIATPIIIAVMWWMDWISGLTVVLTIPLIPVFMILIGMATRAVQDKQWQTLRQLAARFADTVRGLSTLTVFGRQHRAVTSIQRITERYRDETMRVLRVSFLSGFALELLASLSVAIIAVSIGFRLLEGELALLIGLFVLLLAPEAYLPLRQVGVQFHAAAEGVSATDDVFAVLDEAAARRQSGRRDTRSSGEDAAAEAGGAASGPLVLRNLRVRYGERTLAPVDLRADAGELVLLEGPSGAGKSSVFAALRGAAGFDGEATLGGVPVTRLRPDRWLAWAGQQPGLISGTVAENVALGEPAPDPATVARALTLAGAVDIDPARELGVQGAGLSGGQAQRVAVARAIHRHLSGAASVLALDEPSAALDAQTEDLLWRSLRGLADAGATVLLISHRTTARAYADRVVRLQTAVVPA; encoded by the coding sequence ATGGCTTCGCAGGACGCGGACGCACCGCCGCGTGTGGGCGGCCGACCCCTCGACCCCCGACTGCTGAAGTACGCCCGCGCATCGCGATCGTTCTTCGTGGCGATCGCGACGATCGGATTCGCGCAGACCGTCGTGATCGTCACGTTCGCGTGGCTGCTCACTCGCGCGATCGTCGGCGCGATCGACGGGATGCCGTGGGCAGAGCTCTCCGGCATCCTCGCCTCGCTCGCGGGGGTCATCGTCCTCCGCGCCGCGCTGCTGTGGGTGCGGGAGACCGTCGCTGCCCGCGCCTCGGCCCGTGTACAGGCGCAGCTGCGCGCAAACCTCATCGGGGCGGTGGACGAGCTCGGCCCCGGGTGGCTCGCGCGCCACAATTCGGCGCACCTCGCCGTCACCGCCGGGAGGGGTCTCGACGCCCTCGACGCGTACTTCGCGCGCTATCTTCCGCAGCTGGCGCAGACCGCCATCGCGACACCGATCATCATCGCCGTCATGTGGTGGATGGACTGGATCTCAGGACTCACCGTGGTCCTGACGATTCCGCTCATCCCCGTCTTCATGATCCTGATCGGCATGGCCACCCGTGCCGTGCAGGACAAGCAGTGGCAGACCCTGCGGCAGCTCGCGGCCCGCTTCGCCGACACCGTGCGGGGGCTGTCGACCCTCACCGTGTTCGGCCGACAGCACCGCGCCGTGACCTCGATCCAGCGGATCACCGAGCGCTACCGCGACGAGACGATGCGGGTGCTGCGCGTGTCCTTCCTCTCGGGCTTCGCGCTCGAGCTGCTCGCAAGCCTGTCGGTGGCGATCATCGCCGTGTCCATCGGCTTCCGTCTGCTCGAGGGCGAGCTGGCGCTGCTCATCGGGCTGTTCGTGCTGCTGCTGGCCCCGGAGGCGTACCTGCCGCTGCGCCAGGTCGGCGTGCAGTTCCACGCCGCCGCCGAGGGCGTCTCAGCCACCGACGACGTGTTCGCCGTGCTCGACGAGGCCGCCGCCCGACGCCAAAGTGGGCGGCGCGACACCCGATCCTCGGGAGAAGATGCTGCCGCAGAGGCCGGTGGTGCGGCATCCGGCCCGCTCGTGCTGCGCAACCTGCGCGTGCGGTACGGCGAGCGCACGCTGGCTCCGGTGGATCTGCGGGCGGATGCCGGCGAGCTCGTGCTGCTGGAAGGACCGAGCGGCGCGGGAAAGTCCAGTGTCTTCGCTGCCCTCCGCGGCGCTGCCGGTTTCGACGGCGAAGCGACGCTCGGCGGTGTGCCCGTCACCCGCCTGCGCCCCGACCGGTGGCTGGCGTGGGCGGGGCAGCAGCCCGGCCTCATCTCAGGAACCGTCGCTGAGAATGTCGCACTGGGCGAACCCGCCCCGGACCCCGCGACGGTCGCGCGCGCGCTGACCCTGGCCGGAGCCGTCGACATCGACCCGGCGCGCGAGCTGGGCGTGCAGGGGGCGGGGCTGTCGGGCGGGCAGGCGCAGCGCGTCGCCGTGGCGCGCGCGATCCACCGGCACCTCTCGGGTGCGGCATCCGTTCTCGCCCTCGACGAACCGAGCGCGGCCCTCGACGCGCAGACCGAGGACCTGCTGTGGCGGAGCCTGCGCGGGCTCGCCGACGCCGGCGCCACGGTGCTGCTCATCTCCCATCGCACCACCGCCCGCGCCTACGCCGACCGGGTCGTGCGCCTGCAGACGGCGGTGGTGCCGGCATGA
- the cydC gene encoding thiol reductant ABC exporter subunit CydC, whose protein sequence is MTTTTTTAAPVTAADVLRGAMPPARRFWRAAASGFATEASAVALLAVSAWLIVRASEQPAVMYLTAAVVGVRAFALSRAAFRYLERVTAHDAALRQLATTRTALVRRLIPLAPDGLTRTRRGSVLGALVDDVDELQNLPLRVVEPLVASAVVALSAVVFVAFVSWPAALTLLACLIVAGLVATLWGWAAGGRAERAIAPLRARLADAVTDHLGSLDVLVAYGAESESRARIAEADAAVRRAVVRRAGAQAATTAIVSLLAGAASLLAVAVTAPDAAALGGPALAVAVLVPMAVFEVFGAVPLAAAAWRQVHASAERIAESVPADIPAGLVRDAAPATGEAPALGDGLRLRAVAATWPGATTPSISGIDLDVRAGERVLVVGSSGAGKTTLAHVLVRFLDCTGTYEIGGRSVREMSPDDVRLTVGLCEQQPMLFDEDIRQNLLFARDTATDDELTAVLERVGLGPWLADRGGLDARVGERGALLSGGQAQRIALARALLHGFPLLVLDEPTAGVDPAASDALLTDLLQAVSPDQAVVLISHVAVPDGLVDRVVRLDAGRVR, encoded by the coding sequence ATGACCACCACGACCACGACCGCTGCTCCCGTCACCGCTGCGGACGTCCTGCGCGGCGCCATGCCGCCGGCCCGCCGCTTCTGGCGCGCGGCCGCGTCGGGGTTCGCGACCGAGGCGTCGGCGGTGGCCCTCCTCGCCGTCAGCGCGTGGCTCATCGTCCGCGCCAGCGAGCAGCCCGCCGTCATGTACCTGACGGCGGCCGTCGTCGGCGTGCGCGCCTTCGCGCTGTCGCGGGCCGCCTTCCGCTACCTGGAACGCGTCACCGCGCACGACGCTGCCCTGCGTCAGCTCGCCACCACCCGCACGGCCCTCGTGCGGCGCCTCATCCCCCTCGCGCCCGACGGACTCACCCGCACACGGCGCGGTTCGGTGCTGGGCGCGCTCGTCGATGACGTCGACGAGCTGCAGAACCTGCCGCTGCGCGTCGTGGAGCCCCTCGTCGCGTCGGCCGTCGTGGCCCTCTCGGCCGTGGTGTTCGTCGCGTTCGTGTCGTGGCCTGCCGCCCTCACCCTGCTGGCCTGCCTCATCGTGGCCGGACTCGTCGCGACGCTCTGGGGATGGGCCGCGGGCGGCCGTGCCGAACGGGCCATCGCTCCTCTGCGCGCCCGACTGGCCGACGCCGTGACCGACCACCTGGGAAGCCTCGACGTGCTCGTGGCCTACGGCGCAGAGTCCGAGAGCCGCGCGCGCATCGCCGAGGCCGACGCGGCCGTCCGCCGCGCGGTGGTCCGCCGCGCCGGCGCCCAGGCGGCCACGACCGCGATCGTCTCGCTGCTCGCGGGGGCGGCGTCGCTGCTGGCGGTCGCCGTGACGGCCCCGGATGCCGCAGCGCTCGGCGGCCCCGCACTGGCCGTGGCGGTGCTCGTGCCGATGGCCGTGTTCGAGGTGTTCGGCGCCGTGCCGCTGGCCGCCGCGGCCTGGCGGCAGGTGCACGCCTCGGCGGAGCGCATCGCTGAGTCCGTGCCCGCCGACATCCCCGCCGGGCTCGTCCGCGATGCGGCGCCCGCCACGGGTGAGGCGCCGGCGCTCGGCGACGGACTGCGCCTGCGCGCCGTGGCGGCGACATGGCCGGGTGCCACCACGCCGTCGATCAGCGGGATCGACCTCGACGTGCGCGCCGGCGAGCGGGTACTCGTCGTGGGATCCAGCGGCGCCGGCAAGACGACCCTCGCCCACGTGCTGGTGCGCTTCTTGGACTGCACCGGCACCTACGAGATCGGCGGCCGCTCGGTGCGCGAGATGTCGCCCGACGACGTGCGCCTGACGGTGGGGCTGTGCGAGCAGCAGCCGATGCTCTTCGACGAGGACATCCGGCAGAACCTGCTGTTCGCCCGCGACACGGCCACCGACGACGAGCTGACGGCGGTGCTCGAGCGCGTCGGCCTCGGCCCGTGGCTGGCGGACCGAGGCGGCCTCGACGCCCGCGTCGGCGAGCGCGGCGCTCTCCTCTCCGGCGGACAGGCGCAGCGCATCGCGCTGGCGCGGGCCCTGCTGCACGGCTTTCCGCTGCTGGTGCTCGACGAACCCACCGCGGGCGTCGACCCCGCGGCATCCGACGCCCTCCTCACCGACCTGCTGCAGGCGGTCTCGCCCGACCAGGCCGTCGTGCTGATCTCCCACGTCGCCGTGCCCGACGGGCTCGTCGATCGCGTGGTGCGGCTCGATGCCGGCCGGGTGCGGTGA
- a CDS encoding DUF4190 domain-containing protein, with amino-acid sequence MTAATVRPTDGWKSADAWAALHRAETSPHELASIARDFPHYAEQIAAHPRAYPALIEWAGVVAGGRRATPAVAAPAVAGVTDLPAGRRRDSGAHPLAFSADADAWRAAVAAGAALTQGAEPSAGTRAWWADVTPRAAPALPASSAPTASPALPASSARTASPALPASPEPTASHPAHAAASTPTGGEHPTGAVNSKALLGFVFAFVLAPLGIVFAHLALRDIARTGEAGRGYARAGLIIGYTVVGLGAMAAGIALWVVLSG; translated from the coding sequence ATGACCGCCGCCACTGTGCGCCCCACCGATGGGTGGAAATCCGCGGATGCCTGGGCGGCACTGCACCGCGCCGAGACCTCGCCCCACGAGCTCGCCTCGATCGCGCGCGACTTTCCGCACTACGCCGAGCAGATCGCAGCACACCCCCGGGCATACCCGGCCCTCATCGAATGGGCAGGCGTCGTGGCCGGGGGGCGTCGCGCGACGCCGGCCGTGGCCGCACCGGCGGTTGCCGGCGTCACCGACCTCCCGGCGGGCCGGCGACGCGACTCAGGAGCACATCCGCTCGCCTTCTCGGCCGATGCCGACGCGTGGCGCGCGGCGGTGGCCGCCGGTGCAGCGCTCACGCAGGGCGCCGAACCCTCCGCGGGCACGCGGGCCTGGTGGGCCGACGTCACGCCCCGTGCGGCCCCCGCGCTCCCGGCGTCTTCCGCTCCCACGGCATCCCCCGCGCTCCCGGCATCTTCCGCGCGCACGGCATCCCCCGCGCTCCCGGCATCCCCCGAGCCCACGGCATCCCATCCCGCGCACGCGGCGGCTTCCACTCCCACGGGCGGCGAACACCCCACGGGGGCGGTCAACAGCAAAGCGCTGCTCGGGTTCGTGTTCGCCTTCGTGCTGGCACCGCTCGGGATCGTCTTCGCCCACCTGGCGCTGCGTGACATCGCGCGCACCGGCGAGGCCGGGCGCGGCTATGCGCGCGCGGGCCTCATCATCGGCTACACCGTCGTCGGACTGGGCGCGATGGCCGCCGGGATCGCGCTGTGGGTCGTGCTGTCCGGCTGA
- a CDS encoding GNAT family N-acetyltransferase: MTRIRPYRPGDEAALAEICLRTADAGADATGVFADDDLWAEVFVLPYVARHPEFSFVVEADDGRVGGYVVATPDTRDFEDWFADEWWPQFADRWPRPQTELTRQDGTLIYAYGRRAGAEPYGDTHPAHLHIDLLPDFQGQGWGRRLIDTIVEALRADGVRGLHLVASADNAGALAFYDRLGFTRVPSHEGVQAFSLDL, from the coding sequence GTGACCCGGATCCGTCCCTACCGCCCCGGCGACGAGGCTGCGCTCGCCGAGATCTGCCTGCGCACCGCGGACGCCGGCGCGGATGCCACCGGCGTCTTCGCCGACGACGACCTGTGGGCCGAGGTGTTCGTGCTGCCGTACGTGGCGCGGCATCCCGAGTTCTCGTTCGTGGTCGAGGCCGACGACGGACGCGTCGGCGGATACGTCGTGGCGACTCCCGACACCCGTGACTTCGAGGACTGGTTCGCCGACGAGTGGTGGCCGCAGTTCGCCGACCGCTGGCCGCGGCCGCAGACCGAGCTGACCCGGCAGGACGGCACCCTCATCTACGCCTACGGCCGGCGGGCGGGGGCGGAGCCCTACGGCGACACCCACCCGGCCCACCTTCACATCGACCTGCTGCCTGATTTCCAGGGGCAGGGCTGGGGGCGCCGCCTCATCGACACCATCGTGGAGGCGCTGCGCGCTGACGGCGTGCGCGGGCTGCACCTGGTCGCCTCCGCCGACAACGCGGGCGCGCTGGCCTTCTACGACCGCCTCGGGTTCACCCGCGTGCCGTCGCACGAGGGAGTGCAGGCCTTCAGCCTCGACCTGTGA
- a CDS encoding DUF6457 domain-containing protein — MSDRTLPTDAVREWAMTLCERFDLVPDDIPVALLLALADDTAAAVSSAAAPVSAFVAGLVAGRSGGTSADTHEAAGAITTLAEACAGRAER; from the coding sequence GTGAGCGATCGCACCCTTCCGACCGACGCCGTGCGCGAGTGGGCGATGACCCTGTGCGAGCGTTTCGATCTCGTTCCCGACGACATACCCGTCGCGCTGCTCCTCGCTCTCGCCGACGACACCGCCGCCGCCGTCTCATCGGCGGCCGCCCCGGTCAGCGCCTTCGTGGCGGGACTGGTGGCCGGGCGGTCGGGCGGCACCTCTGCGGACACGCACGAGGCGGCTGGCGCGATCACCACCCTCGCCGAGGCGTGCGCGGGTCGCGCGGAGCGCTGA
- a CDS encoding SDR family oxidoreductase, producing the protein MSELTAPTGDEPDLRAVPRPDGSAPRALVLGATGYIGGRLVPRLRQAGYRVRVLARDANRVVAFPWGEAVDVVTGSADDPEAVREAVRDVDVLYYLVHSMAAGPGFDRTDLRAAETVAAAAAAASVGRIVYLGGLHPDGGDLSPHLRSRVAVGEVFLASGVPTLVLQAGVVIGSGSASFEMVRHLTEVLPYMPAPRWVRNRIQPIAVRDVLHYLLGAARVDADVNRAVDIGGPDVLRYGQMMNGYAAEAGLPQRAIASLPVFTPGLASHWVNLVTPIPRAIARPLVASLQNECVMDDRAVDDLIPPPSGGLTPYRRAVRLALGRVESDDVETSWQDAEVLGAPSDPLPSDPDWAGRTAYTDERSALTSADPQRLWGVISGIGGDNGWYSTPLLWAVRGWMDKAAGGVGLARGRRSRSRVAPGDAIDFWRVETVDEGTMLRLRAEMKVPGQAWLELRSTPDDGGSRYDQRAVFFPRGLAGRLYWLAVLPFHGFVFRGMANRITATAEAESAGRGRAVRGA; encoded by the coding sequence ATGAGCGAACTGACTGCCCCCACGGGGGACGAACCGGACCTGCGCGCGGTGCCGCGCCCCGACGGCTCGGCGCCCCGGGCGCTGGTGCTCGGCGCCACCGGCTACATCGGCGGGCGCCTGGTGCCGCGCCTGCGGCAGGCCGGCTACCGCGTGCGCGTGCTCGCCCGCGACGCCAACCGGGTGGTGGCCTTCCCCTGGGGCGAGGCCGTCGACGTGGTCACCGGCTCCGCCGACGACCCCGAGGCGGTGCGCGAAGCGGTGCGCGACGTCGACGTGCTGTACTACCTGGTCCACTCGATGGCGGCCGGTCCCGGCTTCGACCGCACGGACCTGCGCGCGGCCGAGACGGTCGCTGCGGCAGCCGCCGCGGCATCCGTCGGCCGCATCGTGTACCTGGGCGGCCTGCATCCGGATGGCGGCGACCTGTCGCCGCACCTGCGCTCGCGTGTCGCCGTGGGGGAGGTGTTCCTCGCCTCCGGTGTGCCAACCCTGGTGCTCCAGGCGGGCGTGGTCATCGGCTCGGGCTCGGCCTCGTTCGAGATGGTCCGCCATCTCACCGAAGTGCTGCCGTACATGCCCGCACCGCGCTGGGTGCGCAACCGCATCCAGCCGATCGCCGTGCGCGATGTGCTGCACTACCTGCTCGGGGCGGCGCGGGTGGATGCCGACGTCAACCGCGCCGTCGACATCGGCGGGCCCGACGTGCTGCGGTACGGGCAGATGATGAACGGGTACGCCGCCGAGGCCGGACTGCCGCAGCGGGCGATCGCGTCGCTGCCGGTGTTCACGCCGGGACTCGCCTCGCACTGGGTCAACCTCGTGACGCCCATCCCGCGGGCGATCGCCCGGCCGCTCGTCGCCTCGCTGCAGAACGAGTGCGTCATGGACGACCGAGCGGTCGACGACCTCATCCCGCCGCCCTCGGGCGGCCTCACCCCCTACCGGCGCGCGGTGCGCCTCGCGCTCGGCCGCGTCGAGTCCGACGACGTCGAGACGAGCTGGCAGGATGCCGAGGTGCTCGGCGCTCCCTCGGACCCGCTGCCCTCGGATCCGGACTGGGCCGGGCGCACCGCGTACACCGACGAGCGTTCCGCCCTCACCTCTGCTGATCCGCAGCGGCTGTGGGGCGTGATCAGCGGCATCGGGGGCGACAACGGCTGGTACTCGACGCCGCTGCTGTGGGCGGTGCGCGGGTGGATGGACAAGGCCGCCGGCGGCGTGGGCCTGGCGCGCGGACGACGCAGCCGTTCGCGGGTCGCGCCGGGCGACGCCATCGACTTCTGGCGGGTCGAGACGGTCGACGAGGGCACCATGCTGCGCCTGCGCGCGGAGATGAAGGTGCCGGGGCAGGCCTGGCTCGAGCTGCGATCGACGCCCGACGACGGCGGGTCGCGCTACGACCAGCGCGCCGTGTTCTTCCCTCGAGGTCTGGCGGGCCGGCTCTACTGGCTCGCGGTACTGCCCTTCCACGGCTTCGTCTTCCGGGGCATGGCGAACCGCATCACAGCTACGGCCGAGGCCGAATCCGCCGGGCGTGGACGCGCGGTGCGCGGCGCCTGA
- a CDS encoding MFS transporter: MTRQAETTASETPRLQVDDVIVVNKKRVRTAIGGTVVGNFMEWFDFGIYGYLAVTLAVVFTEDLPEPWGLMVTLFGFAVSFLVRPIGGLVLGPLGDKIGRQRVLFFTMALMAVATALIGVLPTSAQIGLWAIIPLYLLKMAQGFSTGGEYAGATTYVAEFSPDRRRGFWSSWLDVGSYVGFAAGASVVALTTLITENVWGPTAMVDFGWRIPFLLAIPLGAVAIWFRLRIPETPAYETAVEHETAVGDDDPLARHGVLGILRHHWRPVLIGVAIVAATNTAGYALTSYMPTYLEREVGVSNLTAAVATVPVLLIMSACLPLIGLLSDRIGRRPVYLIAAGSTLVLMVPAFAVMQIGEMWAVFLALTMVAVPVAFYVAVAASALPALFPTASRFGAMAIAYNVSVSLFGGTTPLFSQGLIELTGNTFMPAFYIMFFAFIGGIAMLTMKETAQRPLLGSVPTVETAAEAEAVVDRQDEDPLIDTSTMPLPIHRPAE; encoded by the coding sequence ATGACCAGACAGGCAGAGACGACCGCATCCGAAACCCCCAGGCTCCAGGTTGACGACGTGATCGTCGTGAACAAGAAGCGGGTGCGCACAGCGATCGGCGGCACAGTGGTCGGCAACTTCATGGAGTGGTTCGACTTCGGCATCTACGGCTACCTGGCCGTCACTCTTGCCGTGGTCTTCACCGAGGACCTGCCGGAACCCTGGGGCCTGATGGTGACGCTGTTCGGCTTCGCCGTGTCGTTCCTCGTGCGGCCGATCGGCGGGCTGGTGCTCGGGCCGCTCGGCGACAAGATCGGTCGCCAGCGGGTGCTGTTCTTCACGATGGCACTGATGGCGGTCGCGACGGCACTCATCGGCGTACTGCCCACCTCGGCGCAGATCGGCCTCTGGGCCATCATCCCCCTCTATCTCCTGAAGATGGCGCAGGGGTTCTCCACCGGCGGCGAGTACGCCGGCGCCACCACGTACGTCGCCGAGTTCTCCCCCGACCGCCGCCGCGGCTTCTGGTCGTCGTGGCTCGACGTCGGCTCGTACGTCGGTTTCGCCGCCGGGGCCTCGGTGGTGGCGCTCACGACGCTGATCACCGAGAACGTGTGGGGCCCGACCGCGATGGTGGACTTCGGCTGGCGCATCCCCTTCCTCCTGGCCATCCCCCTCGGCGCTGTGGCGATCTGGTTCCGCCTGCGCATTCCCGAGACGCCCGCATACGAGACGGCCGTCGAGCACGAGACCGCCGTCGGCGACGACGACCCGCTCGCGCGTCATGGCGTTCTCGGCATCCTTCGCCACCACTGGCGCCCCGTGCTCATCGGTGTCGCGATCGTCGCGGCGACGAACACCGCCGGCTATGCCCTGACCAGTTACATGCCGACGTACCTTGAACGAGAGGTCGGCGTCTCCAACCTGACCGCAGCGGTGGCGACAGTGCCGGTGCTGCTGATCATGTCGGCGTGCCTGCCGCTCATCGGGCTGCTCAGCGATCGCATCGGCCGTCGGCCCGTGTACCTCATCGCGGCCGGCTCGACGCTGGTACTCATGGTGCCCGCCTTCGCGGTCATGCAGATCGGTGAGATGTGGGCCGTCTTCCTCGCGCTCACGATGGTCGCCGTGCCGGTCGCCTTTTACGTCGCCGTGGCCGCGTCGGCGTTGCCGGCGCTGTTCCCGACGGCATCCCGCTTCGGCGCGATGGCGATCGCCTACAACGTCTCGGTCTCGCTCTTCGGTGGTACGACGCCGCTGTTCAGCCAGGGACTGATCGAGCTGACCGGCAACACGTTCATGCCCGCGTTCTACATCATGTTCTTCGCCTTCATCGGCGGCATCGCGATGCTGACGATGAAGGAGACGGCGCAACGGCCGCTGCTGGGATCGGTGCCCACGGTCGAGACCGCCGCCGAGGCCGAGGCCGTGGTCGATCGCCAGGACGAAGACCCCCTGATCGACACGTCGACCATGCCGTTGCCCATCCACCGCCCCGCCGAGTGA
- a CDS encoding phosphatase PAP2 family protein — protein sequence MESLNRPVARLLLPGLVLIALACGLGAWILQRGPEPFVLDDWWNQALVGWRVEPLVLFSQAMNWLGGGVVGVFVVPIGGALLLVLTRRYLGALYFVAASIFSAAGVQLLKGFFGRVRPEEILVISDYGSFPSGHAANAATIAVVAAVLFPRLWVVIAGTVWFVLMAFSRTYLHAHWLSDTVGGGLVGAGMALVVASAFAVPLRAELRRRAEPVAVPA from the coding sequence ATGGAATCCCTGAACCGTCCGGTAGCCCGTCTGCTCCTGCCCGGTCTCGTGCTCATCGCCCTCGCCTGCGGGCTGGGAGCGTGGATCCTGCAGCGCGGCCCCGAGCCGTTCGTGCTCGACGACTGGTGGAACCAGGCACTCGTCGGGTGGCGGGTCGAGCCGCTCGTGCTGTTCTCGCAGGCCATGAACTGGCTCGGCGGCGGAGTGGTCGGCGTGTTCGTGGTGCCGATCGGGGGAGCGCTGCTGCTGGTGCTGACGCGTCGCTACCTCGGGGCGCTGTACTTCGTGGCGGCATCGATCTTCAGCGCCGCCGGCGTGCAACTGCTCAAGGGGTTCTTCGGCCGGGTGCGGCCGGAGGAGATCCTGGTGATCAGCGATTACGGCTCCTTTCCCTCGGGGCACGCGGCGAACGCCGCGACGATCGCCGTCGTGGCTGCGGTGCTGTTCCCGCGGCTGTGGGTGGTGATCGCCGGCACTGTGTGGTTCGTGCTGATGGCGTTCAGCCGCACGTACCTCCATGCGCACTGGCTGAGCGACACCGTGGGCGGCGGGCTGGTCGGCGCCGGGATGGCGCTGGTCGTGGCATCCGCCTTCGCCGTGCCGCTGCGCGCCGAGCTCCGCCGCCGCGCCGAGCCGGTGGCCGTCCCCGCCTGA
- a CDS encoding multidrug effflux MFS transporter, producing the protein MLDTSPVPTVPAADITHTRRPATTGAIRSERRAPTGAIRTHGAHPATGPIVRHPGDSLSTRRRVLYVILLGALTALGPFTVDLYLPAFPVLEADFRTSAAAIQLTLTGTMIGFALGQLVVGPLSDKMGRRVPLIIVTALHVLASMAAALAPSLELLMLARVLMGAGAAAGGVVAAAIVRDLFGGRRLVIMLSRLALVSGVAPVVAPLIGSALLTVVPWRGIFVALAIYGVVMLTCAVAFIPETLPPSRRHEQGSTTVLQRYRSVLGDRVFIGVLIIGGMTFSGLFSYLSASSFLFQQTYGFNPQQYGLLFAINSVGVVLGVQTASRLAARFGPQWVMAFSTAALVVAASAIVVCDALGAGIWGVMVPLFVFMTACGFTFPCAQVLALDRHGKAAGTAQSLLGAVNFGVAGLVSPLVGWIAGDAGITPTTMASVMVGCAVIGVLALWLVVRPKTVEQLAP; encoded by the coding sequence GTGCTCGATACTTCGCCCGTTCCCACCGTCCCCGCCGCCGACATCACCCACACCAGGCGCCCCGCCACCACCGGTGCCATCCGCAGCGAGCGCCGCGCTCCCACCGGCGCCATCCGCACCCACGGTGCCCACCCCGCCACGGGCCCGATCGTGAGGCACCCCGGAGACTCGCTGTCCACCCGGCGCCGTGTGCTCTATGTGATCCTCCTGGGCGCGCTCACCGCGCTCGGCCCCTTCACGGTGGACCTCTACCTTCCGGCGTTCCCGGTGCTGGAAGCGGACTTCCGCACCTCCGCGGCGGCGATCCAGCTCACCCTCACGGGAACGATGATCGGTTTCGCCCTCGGCCAGCTCGTCGTGGGTCCGCTCAGTGACAAGATGGGCCGCCGGGTGCCGCTCATCATTGTGACCGCCCTGCACGTGCTGGCCAGCATGGCGGCCGCTCTCGCCCCGAGTCTCGAGCTGCTCATGCTCGCGCGCGTCCTCATGGGAGCCGGCGCGGCAGCGGGAGGCGTCGTGGCGGCGGCCATCGTGCGCGACCTCTTCGGCGGCCGCCGGCTCGTGATCATGCTGAGCCGGCTGGCCCTGGTCTCCGGCGTCGCGCCCGTCGTCGCCCCGCTCATCGGATCGGCCCTGCTCACCGTCGTGCCCTGGCGCGGCATCTTCGTGGCCCTCGCGATCTACGGCGTCGTCATGCTCACCTGCGCGGTGGCGTTCATTCCCGAGACGCTGCCTCCGTCCCGCCGCCACGAGCAGGGATCGACGACCGTGCTGCAGCGGTATCGCTCCGTGCTGGGAGACCGGGTGTTCATCGGGGTGCTCATCATCGGCGGCATGACCTTCAGCGGTCTGTTCTCGTACCTCTCGGCATCCTCGTTCCTCTTCCAGCAGACCTACGGCTTCAACCCGCAGCAGTACGGACTGCTGTTCGCGATCAACTCGGTCGGGGTCGTTCTGGGTGTGCAGACCGCATCGCGGCTGGCCGCACGCTTCGGTCCGCAGTGGGTGATGGCCTTCTCCACCGCGGCTCTCGTGGTCGCGGCATCCGCCATCGTCGTCTGCGACGCCCTCGGCGCGGGCATCTGGGGCGTGATGGTGCCCCTGTTCGTCTTCATGACCGCATGCGGGTTCACCTTCCCGTGCGCGCAGGTGCTGGCGCTGGACCGCCATGGCAAGGCCGCCGGCACGGCACAGTCGCTCCTCGGCGCGGTCAACTTCGGCGTGGCCGGCCTCGTCTCGCCCCTCGTGGGGTGGATTGCGGGGGATGCCGGGATCACGCCGACGACGATGGCCTCGGTCATGGTCGGGTGCGCCGTGATCGGCGTGCTGGCGCTGTGGCTGGTCGTGCGGCCGAAGACGGTCGAGCAGCTCGCGCCGTAG